A window of Calorimonas adulescens contains these coding sequences:
- a CDS encoding cupin domain-containing protein translates to MKEGSFAYVPSNKTHQFTNTGEETLELICIVPEEGDTKR, encoded by the coding sequence ATAAAAGAAGGGTCATTTGCATATGTTCCCTCTAATAAGACTCATCAGTTCACAAATACGGGAGAGGAAACATTAGAGCTTATTTGTATAGTACCTGAAGAGGGCGATACAAAGAGGTAA
- a CDS encoding alpha-ketoacid dehydrogenase subunit beta, whose product MSEKTYIDALAEALREEFDRDENVFMMGEDIGIYGGAFGVTKGMYPKYKDKLLDTPISEASIVGAGVGCALVGMRPIVEIMFSDFMMDAMEWIVNQAAKLRYMTGGQLKVPMVIRAPMGCGTGAAAQHSQSLPALFAHIPGLKVVMPATPYDVKGMLKAAVRDDNPVIFFEHKLLYWTKGDVPEGDYTVPIGKAAVKREGKDITIIAGSIMVPRSMEAAEKLKEYGIDAEVIDIRSLVPMDVETIVESVSKTGKAIIVEDDNKNNGWGSEVVSKLIESDAFDYLDEPIKRLAGKDIPIPYAPELERAAVPQIEDIIEGVKEIFDKR is encoded by the coding sequence ATGAGTGAAAAGACATATATAGATGCGTTGGCTGAGGCATTGAGAGAAGAGTTTGACCGGGATGAGAATGTGTTTATGATGGGAGAGGATATAGGGATATATGGAGGTGCTTTTGGTGTCACCAAGGGCATGTACCCTAAGTATAAGGATAAACTATTGGATACACCGATATCCGAGGCCAGCATAGTTGGTGCAGGGGTAGGATGCGCCCTTGTCGGTATGAGGCCCATTGTAGAGATAATGTTTTCTGATTTTATGATGGATGCCATGGAATGGATAGTAAATCAGGCCGCAAAGCTCAGGTATATGACCGGTGGTCAGCTTAAGGTACCTATGGTGATAAGAGCGCCCATGGGCTGCGGCACAGGAGCTGCGGCACAGCATTCGCAGAGCCTACCTGCATTGTTTGCCCATATCCCGGGGCTCAAGGTGGTTATGCCGGCTACACCTTATGATGTCAAAGGTATGCTGAAGGCTGCTGTCAGGGATGATAACCCCGTAATATTCTTTGAGCATAAGCTCTTATACTGGACAAAGGGGGATGTGCCTGAAGGCGACTATACAGTGCCTATCGGAAAGGCGGCAGTAAAAAGAGAAGGTAAAGACATAACAATTATTGCTGGTTCTATCATGGTACCGAGGTCAATGGAGGCTGCAGAGAAGTTAAAGGAATATGGAATAGATGCCGAGGTAATAGATATCAGGAGTCTTGTGCCAATGGATGTGGAGACTATAGTGGAATCTGTATCCAAAACGGGAAAAGCTATAATAGTAGAAGACGATAATAAAAATAACGGCTGGGGCTCAGAGGTTGTATCAAAACTCATAGAGAGCGACGCCTTTGACTATCTGGACGAGCCGATAAAGAGGCTGGCTGGCAAGGATATACCAATTCCATATGCGCCTGAACTGGAGAGGGCGGCAGTACCACAGATAGAGGACATAATTGAGGGAGTAAAAGAAATATTTGATAAGAGGTGA
- a CDS encoding NAD(+)/NADH kinase, with protein MKNSVGIIVNPESGRDIRRLTTMASTFDNNQKLNMLERLVMSLQSMGVERAYVMPDSFSMGQKTADTLKARGKLEMDISVIDIPLTGKPVDTMRAAEAFGELDVGIIVVMGGDGTNRLVFKSNRATPILPISTGTNNVFPYLIETTTAGIAAGVYIYGYAGDNAIQRRKFLRICRGDFEDIALIDVGIVDELFKGSRAVWDTKRVKEVFSTVARPEFIGLSSIAGYLDIVDFDSPCGAHVILGSKYTVKVPYAPGTVDSIGIDLYERMEPDREYVIDYGDFMLALDGERDIIVKNGDGTKVILGLDGPKVLNVSATLKSAVSRGIFKRG; from the coding sequence ATGAAAAATAGTGTTGGGATAATTGTAAACCCGGAGTCCGGGAGGGATATACGGAGGCTGACCACAATGGCCTCCACTTTTGATAATAATCAAAAATTGAATATGCTGGAAAGACTGGTCATGAGTTTGCAGTCCATGGGTGTAGAGAGGGCCTATGTAATGCCTGATAGCTTTTCGATGGGCCAGAAGACCGCTGATACGTTAAAAGCCAGAGGCAAGCTTGAAATGGATATTTCTGTTATAGATATCCCTCTTACAGGAAAACCTGTTGACACTATGAGGGCGGCTGAAGCTTTTGGGGAGCTTGATGTTGGCATTATTGTTGTTATGGGTGGGGATGGTACCAACAGGCTGGTTTTTAAATCAAACAGGGCAACGCCGATTTTACCAATATCCACAGGGACGAACAATGTCTTTCCCTATTTGATTGAGACCACTACAGCAGGGATAGCAGCAGGAGTCTATATCTATGGATATGCAGGTGATAATGCGATTCAAAGAAGGAAATTTTTAAGGATATGCAGGGGAGATTTTGAGGATATTGCCCTGATTGATGTTGGCATTGTAGACGAGCTTTTTAAAGGCAGCCGGGCAGTATGGGATACCAAAAGGGTGAAAGAGGTATTTTCCACTGTGGCCAGGCCGGAGTTCATTGGTCTTTCGTCTATTGCAGGATATCTGGATATAGTTGATTTTGATTCTCCCTGTGGGGCCCATGTTATTCTCGGTTCAAAATATACAGTAAAGGTGCCATATGCGCCTGGGACTGTGGACAGCATAGGTATAGACCTGTATGAGAGGATGGAGCCGGATAGAGAGTACGTGATTGATTATGGCGATTTTATGCTTGCCCTTGATGGAGAAAGAGATATAATAGTTAAAAATGGAGATGGCACAAAGGTTATCCTGGGCCTTGATGGACCAAAGGTTTTAAATGTTTCTGCGACATTGAAGAGTGCTGTGTCTAGAGGCATTTTTAAAAGGGGCTGA
- the pdhA gene encoding pyruvate dehydrogenase (acetyl-transferring) E1 component subunit alpha — protein MELSKEKMLWMYQKMVEIRKFELKVDELFKKNMIWGTCHLYIGEEATAVGACAALNRDDYITSTHRGHGHCIAKGAEMKRMMAELLGRETGYCKGRGGSMHIVDVSTGNLGANGVVAGGIPIATGAALASKRRGDGKVTICFFGDGAGNEGAFHESLNMAGIWKLPIVYLCENNLYGMSNPVKNSTAVEDIAVRGQAYNIPGVIVDGNDVLAVYETVKEAVGRARRGEGATLIESKTYRWMGHSKSDPRAYRTREEEQEWKERDPIKLFASQLMDRNIATEDELKKIDEQVDEEIEEAYEFAVNSPKARVEDITEYVYA, from the coding sequence ATGGAACTTTCAAAGGAAAAAATGCTGTGGATGTACCAAAAGATGGTGGAAATAAGGAAATTTGAACTCAAGGTGGATGAGCTTTTTAAGAAAAACATGATATGGGGTACATGCCACCTGTATATTGGTGAGGAGGCAACTGCGGTAGGCGCCTGTGCCGCACTCAACAGGGATGACTACATCACAAGCACGCACAGAGGGCATGGGCACTGCATCGCAAAAGGTGCAGAGATGAAGAGGATGATGGCTGAGCTCTTGGGGAGAGAGACCGGGTATTGCAAAGGCAGAGGAGGGTCAATGCATATAGTAGATGTATCTACTGGAAACCTTGGTGCCAATGGGGTTGTGGCAGGAGGCATACCCATAGCCACAGGTGCGGCTCTGGCGTCGAAGAGAAGAGGTGATGGAAAGGTTACAATATGCTTCTTTGGAGATGGAGCGGGCAATGAGGGTGCTTTCCATGAGTCACTAAATATGGCCGGGATATGGAAATTGCCCATAGTGTATCTATGCGAAAATAACCTCTATGGCATGTCCAATCCCGTGAAAAATTCAACGGCTGTTGAGGATATTGCTGTAAGGGGCCAGGCCTATAATATACCAGGAGTGATAGTTGACGGCAATGACGTACTGGCTGTATATGAGACGGTGAAAGAAGCTGTGGGCAGGGCCAGAAGAGGAGAAGGGGCTACCCTCATAGAGAGCAAGACATACAGATGGATGGGTCATTCAAAGAGCGACCCGAGAGCCTACAGGACAAGAGAAGAGGAACAGGAGTGGAAAGAGAGAGACCCTATCAAGCTTTTTGCATCGCAGCTCATGGATAGAAATATAGCTACAGAGGATGAGCTAAAGAAGATAGATGAACAGGTGGACGAAGAGATTGAAGAGGCCTATGAATTTGCAGTAAACAGTCCAAAAGCCAGGGTTGAAGACATAACAGAGTACGTTTATGCATAG
- a CDS encoding PTS glucitol/sorbitol transporter subunit IIA, with the protein MVKYLTTVTAVGEQVSELKEANILIIFNEDAPKELAEISVLHTKEELNAEVRPGDILRIDECDYVILDVGDEVNKNLALLGHCCLKFDNNTGLLPGDVRVDGEIPDIKVGSRIKIYDKERI; encoded by the coding sequence ATGGTAAAGTATCTGACTACAGTAACTGCAGTTGGGGAACAGGTAAGTGAATTAAAGGAAGCCAATATATTGATAATCTTTAATGAAGATGCCCCCAAAGAACTGGCAGAGATATCTGTTTTGCACACTAAGGAAGAGTTAAATGCCGAGGTCAGGCCAGGGGACATCTTAAGGATTGATGAGTGTGATTATGTGATTTTGGATGTTGGAGACGAGGTTAATAAAAATCTTGCTTTACTTGGGCACTGCTGTTTAAAATTCGATAACAACACCGGACTCCTGCCGGGTGATGTCAGGGTTGATGGAGAAATACCTGATATTAAGGTGGGAAGCCGGATAAAAATATATGACAAGGAGAGGATATAA
- a CDS encoding bh protein: MSTQMKAVLFCLHCNRETEHTITYVGNVIKSIRCEECGTEIELKREALVKDYAGDFIDRIMTKPTRMTKELEKDLTGFLCSMPIRILTKPYRVLKEVKEVLKEDKKDEK, translated from the coding sequence ATGTCTACTCAAATGAAGGCTGTGCTTTTCTGCCTCCACTGCAATAGGGAGACAGAACATACAATAACATATGTAGGCAATGTGATAAAGAGCATAAGATGCGAGGAATGCGGTACTGAGATAGAGCTTAAGAGGGAAGCTCTGGTTAAGGATTATGCTGGTGATTTTATAGACAGGATTATGACCAAACCCACCAGGATGACAAAAGAACTGGAGAAAGACCTGACGGGTTTTCTCTGTTCCATGCCCATAAGGATCTTGACAAAGCCATACAGGGTATTAAAAGAAGTAAAAGAAGTGCTTAAGGAAGATAAGAAAGATGAAAAATAG
- a CDS encoding dihydrolipoamide acetyltransferase family protein: MANVELMPKLGMTMAEGVILRWIKKEGDRVEQGEPLLEIQTDKVNIEEESSYSGVLLKILAPEGATVPINEPIAIIGEEGEDVEKILSGIGKSSQSGQLESENRETEKAEVKGAELKGIKESVREERHVQTDKPRATPVARKIAKENKLDLKEVVGSGPKGRIQRADVEKYLKEIEVKPAITAKPEEISGRVPLTGMRGIIADKMQKSMNTAPHFYVTMEIDMSEVLTLRERLNGKLKDVKISLNTILIKASATAIKGFPIVNAYVEENSIVMKEGINIGLAVALEDGLIVPVVKDADKKGLSEIAREERALVEKARNGKLMPDEYSGGSFTISNLGMFDVTRFTAIINQPEVAILAVGMVREVPVVVNGEIVIRPIMEATLSSDHRVIDGAVAARFLKRIKEILEDPIQMIV; encoded by the coding sequence ATGGCCAATGTGGAATTGATGCCAAAACTGGGCATGACAATGGCAGAGGGAGTAATACTGAGATGGATAAAAAAAGAAGGGGACAGGGTAGAGCAGGGAGAACCGCTCTTAGAGATTCAAACAGATAAGGTCAATATAGAGGAGGAATCATCTTATAGCGGAGTGCTATTGAAGATACTGGCTCCGGAGGGTGCTACGGTACCCATAAATGAGCCTATAGCTATTATCGGAGAAGAAGGGGAAGATGTAGAAAAGATATTGAGTGGGATTGGGAAGTCCAGTCAGAGTGGACAGTTAGAGAGTGAAAATAGAGAAACGGAAAAAGCAGAGGTTAAAGGAGCGGAGCTCAAGGGTATAAAAGAATCTGTACGTGAAGAAAGGCACGTTCAAACGGATAAGCCAAGGGCTACACCGGTAGCAAGAAAGATAGCAAAGGAGAATAAATTGGACCTTAAGGAAGTGGTTGGAAGTGGGCCTAAGGGAAGAATACAGAGGGCTGATGTGGAAAAATACCTAAAGGAAATAGAAGTCAAACCCGCTATTACTGCAAAGCCTGAGGAGATTTCAGGCAGAGTCCCATTAACCGGCATGAGGGGCATAATTGCAGATAAGATGCAAAAAAGTATGAACACGGCACCCCATTTTTATGTTACAATGGAAATAGATATGAGTGAGGTCCTCACGCTCAGAGAAAGATTGAATGGCAAACTTAAAGATGTTAAGATCAGCCTGAATACAATCCTTATAAAGGCATCAGCTACGGCAATAAAGGGATTCCCCATAGTCAACGCCTATGTGGAGGAAAACTCCATAGTAATGAAAGAAGGAATAAACATCGGATTGGCGGTAGCGCTGGAAGATGGTCTTATAGTGCCTGTGGTTAAAGACGCTGATAAGAAGGGTTTGAGTGAAATTGCCAGGGAGGAGCGTGCTCTTGTGGAGAAAGCACGAAATGGTAAACTTATGCCGGATGAGTACTCAGGAGGCAGCTTTACCATATCCAATCTTGGCATGTTTGATGTCACCAGGTTTACCGCTATAATTAACCAGCCTGAGGTTGCAATTTTAGCTGTTGGGATGGTTAGGGAGGTGCCGGTGGTAGTAAATGGAGAGATAGTCATAAGACCCATCATGGAGGCGACCCTGTCATCTGATCATCGTGTAATTGATGGTGCTGTAGCTGCAAGATTCTTAAAGAGAATAAAGGAAATTCTGGAGGATCCCATTCAGATGATTGTGTAG
- the lpdA gene encoding dihydrolipoyl dehydrogenase, whose protein sequence is MDYDVIVVGGGPGGYTAAIRLAELGKKVAIVEEDSLGGTCLNRGCIPTKVYAHASELINGIKAADDFGIVAQYTVDTDKMRKKKERVVKRLVGGVGYLMKAHNIDVINGKASFIDKNTIQVDKRYTANNFIIATGSKTFIPPIPGVENSGVITSDKALELENVPEKIVIIGAGIIGLEFANIYNALGSRVTVIEMLPELLPMIDRDIVEIMLKSLRSKRIDLHLNSKVERIEAGPKVVYAENGNTNSIECDTVLVAVGRVANINGVERLNLETDRKGIRVDSHMRTSLDNIYAVGDVTGGIQLAHVAAYQGIVAAHNIAGEEREADYSVVPSCLYTEPEVAWVGLNEGQAREKYGEVRIGTFPYSALGRAMTMGENDGLVKIIAEAKYNQVVGMEIIGRDATEIIHEGALAIKEEFTAEEIADTIHAHPTLSEGIKEAAEDVLGMPINKG, encoded by the coding sequence GTGGACTATGATGTAATAGTTGTAGGCGGTGGGCCTGGAGGCTATACTGCGGCTATAAGGCTGGCTGAACTTGGCAAAAAAGTGGCAATAGTGGAAGAGGACTCACTGGGGGGCACATGCCTCAACAGAGGCTGTATACCCACCAAGGTATATGCCCATGCCTCTGAACTGATAAATGGCATAAAGGCTGCCGATGACTTCGGCATAGTGGCACAGTATACGGTAGATACGGATAAGATGCGAAAAAAGAAGGAAAGGGTAGTAAAGAGGCTTGTTGGCGGTGTGGGCTATCTTATGAAGGCCCATAATATCGATGTCATCAATGGCAAGGCCTCATTTATAGACAAAAATACCATACAGGTGGATAAGAGGTATACTGCTAATAACTTCATAATAGCTACAGGATCCAAGACCTTTATACCACCCATACCGGGTGTGGAGAATTCCGGTGTAATAACCAGCGACAAAGCCCTGGAACTGGAAAATGTACCTGAAAAGATTGTCATCATCGGGGCAGGGATAATCGGATTGGAGTTTGCCAATATATATAATGCCCTTGGCAGCAGGGTAACCGTCATAGAAATGCTTCCTGAGCTGTTGCCCATGATTGACAGGGACATAGTAGAAATAATGCTCAAATCGTTGAGGAGTAAAAGGATAGATCTACACCTTAACAGCAAGGTGGAGAGAATAGAGGCCGGGCCTAAGGTAGTATACGCAGAGAATGGGAATACAAACAGTATAGAATGTGATACAGTGCTTGTCGCTGTGGGCAGGGTAGCTAATATAAACGGGGTAGAGAGACTTAACCTTGAAACTGACAGAAAGGGTATAAGGGTTGACTCCCACATGAGGACAAGTTTGGATAACATATATGCCGTAGGTGATGTGACAGGAGGTATACAGCTTGCTCATGTTGCTGCATACCAGGGGATTGTAGCGGCACACAATATAGCTGGTGAAGAAAGAGAAGCAGATTACAGTGTGGTGCCAAGCTGTCTGTATACTGAACCGGAGGTTGCATGGGTAGGCTTAAATGAGGGCCAGGCCAGGGAGAAATACGGCGAGGTAAGGATAGGCACATTCCCGTATTCCGCTCTGGGCAGGGCCATGACCATGGGAGAAAACGACGGCCTTGTAAAGATAATAGCAGAGGCAAAGTACAACCAGGTAGTTGGGATGGAGATAATAGGCAGGGACGCCACGGAGATTATTCATGAAGGTGCTCTTGCAATAAAAGAGGAGTTTACGGCCGAGGAGATTGCCGACACTATCCATGCCCATCCAACCCTGTCGGAGGGCATAAAAGAAGCTGCGGAGGACGTCCTGGGTATGCCGATAAATAAGGGCTAA
- a CDS encoding NAD(P)H-dependent oxidoreductase: MLNLNYHLRKMEEEGKYIKIGLVGAGQMGRGMVSQMFLMKGIRACLVSDIALENVINAYRLAGVKDEDIKVVESVKEAQEAIESGYYVATADSTIVTGTPAVDVVIDATGVPEVGARLAYDSIMNRKHIVMLNVETDVTVGPLLKKMADSAGVVYTVSAGDEPGAVKELYDFVDGLGFEVLVVGKGKNNPVNRHATPDSQVERAKIEGANPKMLASFVDGTKTMVEMTAVSNATGFLPDIPGMHGASGNWDNLTEVLRLKEEGGVLNNYHVVEYVNGVAPGVFVIVRAPLKAINDELKYLKMGDGPNYLLYRPYHLTSIETPISAVRACVYHEPTIAPAGKPYSDTVAVAKRDLKAGEYLDGIGMYTIYGMIETHEKAKEMNALPIGLVNKKTMVLRDIKEGEVITYEDVELDDQSIITQLRKLQDQLIG, from the coding sequence TTGTTAAACCTGAATTATCACTTAAGGAAAATGGAAGAAGAAGGAAAGTACATTAAAATAGGCCTGGTTGGCGCCGGACAGATGGGCAGGGGAATGGTAAGCCAGATGTTTTTGATGAAGGGTATACGGGCTTGCCTGGTATCTGATATTGCACTGGAAAATGTGATAAATGCCTACAGGCTGGCAGGAGTGAAGGATGAAGATATTAAAGTTGTTGAGAGTGTTAAAGAGGCGCAGGAGGCAATAGAGAGTGGCTATTATGTGGCAACTGCCGACAGCACAATCGTAACGGGGACACCTGCCGTTGATGTTGTCATAGACGCCACTGGTGTACCTGAGGTGGGGGCACGCCTGGCCTATGACTCCATTATGAACAGAAAACACATTGTAATGTTGAATGTAGAGACTGACGTCACCGTAGGGCCTCTTCTAAAGAAAATGGCAGACAGCGCAGGTGTTGTCTATACGGTATCTGCAGGCGATGAACCGGGAGCTGTAAAAGAACTGTACGACTTTGTTGATGGACTTGGTTTTGAGGTCCTCGTGGTTGGCAAGGGTAAAAACAATCCCGTAAACAGGCACGCAACCCCGGATTCTCAGGTAGAAAGGGCAAAGATAGAGGGTGCAAATCCGAAGATGCTTGCATCCTTTGTGGATGGCACAAAGACAATGGTTGAAATGACGGCCGTGTCCAACGCTACTGGTTTTCTGCCTGACATACCTGGTATGCACGGGGCATCGGGCAACTGGGATAATCTTACAGAGGTATTAAGACTGAAAGAAGAAGGTGGAGTATTAAATAACTACCATGTGGTTGAATATGTAAACGGTGTGGCTCCCGGCGTGTTTGTTATAGTAAGGGCTCCGCTGAAGGCTATAAATGACGAACTTAAGTATCTGAAGATGGGTGACGGGCCAAACTACCTTCTATACAGGCCGTATCATCTGACAAGCATTGAGACTCCGATTTCTGCAGTGAGGGCCTGCGTATATCATGAGCCTACAATAGCACCTGCTGGAAAACCATATTCTGATACGGTAGCAGTGGCAAAAAGAGATTTAAAGGCTGGAGAGTACTTGGACGGGATTGGCATGTATACAATATATGGAATGATAGAAACCCATGAGAAGGCAAAAGAGATGAATGCTCTGCCGATAGGCCTGGTAAACAAAAAGACGATGGTGTTAAGGGATATTAAGGAGGGGGAGGTAATAACATATGAGGACGTTGAGCTTGATGACCAATCTATAATAACCCAGTTGAGAAAGTTGCAGGATCAGCTTATTGGATAG